In Pseudomonas sp. ADAK2, the genomic window GTATCGCCCGTGCGCAATCCGACGGCGCCACACCGGTCAACGTCATCACCCACGAAGAAATGGAAGCCCGGGGCTACAAAAACGTCTACGACGCCTTGGCTACCCAGACCCAAAACACCGGCATGACCCAGGGCGAAGACTACGGCAACACCTGGCAACCGGCCGCCAGTGCGCTCAACCTGCGCGGGCTCGGTCCCAACCACACGCTGGTGCTGATCAATGGCCGGCGCGTCGCCGATTACCCGACGCCGTACGACGGCAAGGTCAACTTCACCAACCTGGCGAACATTCCTTCGGCGATCATCGAACGCATCGAAATCCTCAGCAGCGGCGCGTCGGCGATCTACGGGTCCGATGCGATTGCCGGGGTGGTCAACATCATCCTCAAGAAGCAAATGAACGGCATCGACGTCAACCTCAAGGGCGGCACGACCGAGCGCGGCGGTGGTGACAATCAGCGCCTGCAACTCAGCGGCGGCGGCAGTTGGGGCGACTTCGATGGCTTGTTCGGCCTGGAACTGACCAACCGCGACCCGATCTGGTCCGAGGATCGCGGCTTTATGCAGAGCAGCCCGTTGGCCGATGTCGGCTATCGCCGCGACCTGAGCAGCGGCAAATACCTGGGGCCGGGTTGCGGCGCCTATCAAGGCGTGTTCGACAACAAACTCACCCACAATGGCGGCCGCTGCCGAACCGATCAGACGTACAACGATTACTGGACGATCCAGACGCAAAAGGAAAACTACGACGGCTACACCCGCGGCACCTGGCATTTCAACGACAGCGGCCAAGTGTTCGCCGACCTGATGTACGGCCTCGATCACATCCAGAACAACACCCGTGGACCGACCTTCACCTCGCCGGATTTCATCAACCAGAACAGCGGCAATCTTGAGCGCTGGTACCGGCGTTTTGGCGAAGAGGAAATCGGCGGCCGCACCAGCAACAACAGCAAATGGCGCGACACCTCGTGGACTGGCACCCTCGGCCTGTCGGACAAGATTGCCGACAGCAACTGGAGCTACGAACTGGCGGCCAACCGCTCGGAATACCGCAGCGTGCGCACCACGCGCTACACGCCGCTGTCGACCATCCGCGATTTCTACCTCGGGCCGCAACTGGGCGAGCAGGGCGGTTATCCGGTGTTCGCCCCGGACGCCTCGCGCCTCGACCGGCCGCTGACACCCCAGGAGTGGGAGCAGTTTCGCGGCAACCTGACCCAGAGCAGCAAGTCCGTTTCCCAAAGCTACAACGCTTCGATCAATGGCGAATTGTTCGACTTGCACGCCGGGCCGGTGGGCTTCGCCGGGATTCTGGAGGCCGGCAAGCAGGAATACCGCGTCGAAACCGACGATGCGCTCAACGACGGCACCTTCTACGGCGTCTCGCCATCCCAGAGTTCGGGCGGCTCGCGCAAGCGTTACGCGGCGGGTGGCGAGTTCAGCATTCCGGTCACCGACAGCCTGCTGGCCACCGCCGCCGGACGCTGGGACCAATACAAATTCAGCGGCCGCACCGAGCAGCAGAAAACCTACAACCTGGGCCTGGAATGGCGTCCGCTCAACAGTCTGTTGGTGCGCGGCAGCTACGGCACCAGTTTCCGCGCGCCGGACCTCAACTACATCTATCAGTCCGACAGCAACGGTTACTACCCGGCGCAGATCGACTACTACGGTTGCAGCCAGGGCGTGGAGGGCGCCTGCGATCGCGGTCGCGTCGATTACACCCAAAGCGGAACCCCGGACCTCAAGTCTGAACGTGGTAAATCCTGGACCTACGGCTTCGTCTGGTCGCCGTCGCGCAACTTCGATTTCTCCACCGATTTTTGGCGGGTGGAGATCGATGACCTGCTGACCACCGTCGATGAAAACCGTCTGCTGCAAGACGAAAACGCCTGCCGCAATGGCACCCAGGACATCAACTCCGCCAGTTGCCAATCGACCTTGGCGCGGATTGATCGCAACTTGGCGACTGCAGCGGTTGACCCGAACCAGTTGAACAAAGTGAACGTCAACGCGATCAACGCCGCCAGCGAACGGGTCAGCGGACTCGACTTCAAGAGCAACATTCGCTGGGGCGCTGGGCAGTACGGCGCCTTCAGTTCGGCGCTGGGCTACACCTTGGTGCTGTCGCACTTCTACAAGGAATCCGACGATGCACCGACCCAGGACTGGCGCACGTCGCGGACCAATTTCGACTGGCGCAGCAAGGTCAACGCCAGCCTGACCTGGGAATATCAGAAGGCGACGGCGACGTTGATGGGCATCCGTTATGGCAGCGTCACCAATGGCGCGGGAGATGGCCGTTTATCGCCGTGGACCGTATTCAATGCCAGCGCGCGCTACAAGTTGAATGACCGGGCGAGTGTCGGTCTGACCGTGAATAACGTGCTGAACCAGATCAAGCACGATGACTCGGCCGGCTGGCCGTATTACCCGACCGGCAATTACGACCCGTATGGGCGGCAGTGGTGGCTGGATGTGAGTTATCACTTTGGTAGCTGACCCGCTGCACGCCGATCGTTCCCACGCTCCCGCGTGGGGATGCCTCAAGGGACGCTCCGCGTTCCATTGGGACGCGGAGCGTCCCGGGCTGCATTCCCACGCGGAGCGTGGGAACGATCGCTATGCGACTACAGAAACGGCATAACCTCATCACCCAACGGTCTAACCACCGCTCTATAAAATCCCTCCCGCCAGCCCACAACCCTGCATAAACCAAACGCAGGGATGGCTGTCCATGATTCAATTTCCACCGCTCAAATCCCCTTTGACCCTGGCCTTGCTGCTCGCCATGAATACACTGCCGGCCCTCGCCGCGAGCAGTGTCGATTTCAACCTGCCGGCCGGGCCGCTGGACCAGACCTTGTTGGGGATTTCGCGCCAGACCGGCACGCCGATTTCCTTTGATCAGTCCCTGGTGAACGGCATCAACGCCCCGGCGATCCACGGCCAATTGACCCAGGCCCAGGCGTTGACCCTGGCCTTGCAGGGCAGCGGTTTGAAAGATGACGACGGCGTGATCAGCGCCGCAACGACGACAACGTCCTCAGCCAAAGCATTCGCCGAACCCACCACCCAGCTCCAGCGCGTGGAAGTCACCGGCAGCGCAATCCGCCGCGTGGACGCCGAAACCGCCGTGCCGATCACCATCCTGCGGGTCGAGCAGTTGCGCGAGCAGGGCGTGACCAGCACCGAAGAACTGGTCAGCCGCATCTCCGCCAACCAGTCCTCGGTCGGCTCGGGGCGTTCGGTGGGTTCCAGCAGCGGCGGCGCGTCGTACGCGGACTTGCGCGGCATCGGCCCGAACAAAACCCTGGTGCTGCTCAACGGCCGACGCTTGAGCAACAACGCCACCAGCGCGATCAACGGCTCCGGCGTGGACTTGAACACCATTCCCTTCGCCGCCATCGACCGGGTCGAAGTGCTGCGCGACGGTGCCTCGGCGCTGTACGGCACCGACGCCATCGGCGGGGTGATCAATTTCATTACCAAGAAAAGCCTGACCACCGGCCAACTCACCACCGGTTACGACACGCCGACTCATGCGGGCGGCGGAGACAGCCACAACTTCAGCGGCAGTTGGGGCTTCGGGGATCTGGAGGACGACCGCTTCAACGTGTTCGGCGTGGTCAGCTACGACAAACAAAAACGCCTGGCCGCCGAGGACCGCAGTTACACCTACAACTACCAGCCTGGTCGCGGTCTGGATTACACCTCCGGCACCGCATCGCCGGCCAACTGGAGCCAGGGCAGCAACGCGACCAACCCGTTGGCAGGTTCCGGGTGCAACGCGCCGGGGCTGTTGTCGCGCAACGGCATCTGCCGCCAGAGCCTGTGGAATTACCTCGACCTGGTGCCGGAAACCGAGAAGACCTCAGCCTTCGCCAAAGCCACCGGCAAACTCTCGGACGACCACAACGTCAGCCTCGAATACTTCTGGGCGCGCAACGAAAACCGCACGCAGATCGGCCCCGGCACCTTGATGGGCAATCAGGTCAACCCCGGCATCACGTACTATCCGGGCAACGGCGTCACCCCAGGCCCCAGCGGCTTTGCCCTCGACCCGACGCAACCGGTGGACGTGAACTGGCGTGAAACCGATGTCGGCGCGCGCCAGCACGAAGACGACAACACCAGCCAACGCTTGTTGCTGAGTTTCGACGGGAACCTGGTGGGCTGGGATTACAACGTCGGCGCTTCGTACAACCAGAACAAAGTGGTCAATTCGATCCTCGACGGCTACGTCAACGACCGCGCTGTGAGCCAGGGTATTGCCACCGGCGTGATCAACCCGTTCGGCCCGCAGACGGCGGCGGGGGATGCCTTGCTCGCAGCCAACGCCGTGGACGGTGATTACGGCACGGCGGTCGGTCGGGTCAAGGCGATTGACGGACGGATCAGCCGCGAGATCGGCGACTGGTTTGGTTCGGGTCCAACCGGTCTGGCCTTGGGCGGCGAGTATCGCAAGGAAGACTTCCATCAGGACTTCGCACAGTTTGCCGGCGACATCCAAAGCCTCGGCGTCGATCCCAACGGCAGTGTGGCCGGGGATCGCAGCGTCTCGGCCGAGTACGCCGAAGTCAACGTGCCGGTACTCGACAGCCTGGAACTGTCCGCCGCGGTGCGCCATGACAAGTACAGTGATTTCGGCAGCACCACTAACCCGAAATACTCGTTCCGCTTCCAGCCATTCAAGGAACTGGTGGTGCGTGGCGCCTACAGCGAAGGCTTTCGCGCGCCGTCGTTGTATGAACTGTACAACCCGAATTTCACCTCGTTCACCAACGCCAACTACAACGACCCGCGCCTGTGCGCCGGCGGCAACCCGAGCAACGGCGGGATCGCCAACCGCGACTGCGCGCAGCAGTTCAACCGCACCTCGGGCGGCAACACCGAACTGAGCCCGGAAACCGCGCGTAACGTGACACTCGGCTTCGTCTATCAACCCTTTGATCGCCTGACCACCGGGCTGGATTTCTGGTGGATCAACATTGCCAACCAGATCGCCGAATTCCCGGAATCGGCGGTGTTCGAGAATCCTGAACTGTATCCAGAACGATTGATTCGCAAGCCGGACGGCTCCATCGACCACATCGTGACCGGCCTGGCCAACCTCGGCAAAATCAAAACCAACGGCGTCGATGTCAGCTTCGACTATCGCTTGCCGAGCACTTCGATTGGCGATTTCGGCATCGGCCTGCAAGGCACCTACGTCACCCGCTACGAGTATCAGCAGCAACTCAAGGGCGACTACATCGACAAGCTCGGCGACTTCCGTGGCGGTGACTTTTCCTCGGCCGGTGCCGTGGCGCGCTGGCGTCACAGCCTGACCGGCACCTGGAACCGCGGACCGTTCGGCGCGAGCCTGTCCAACCGCTACACCAGCGGCTACCACGACTCCGACCGCGAGACCCACGACTACGTCGGCTCCTACAACGTGTGGGACGTGGCGGGCACTTACACCTGGCGCAAGACCCTGGGCGTGACCCTCGGGGTAAAGAACCTGTTCGACCGCGAACCGCCGTTCAGCAACCAGACCTACACCTTCCAGAGCGGCTACGACCCGAAGTACGGCGACCCGTTTGGGCGGACGTTGTACACGCGGGTCAGTTACAACTTTTGATTGGAAACCACGTAGTCAGGACCGGTTTTAGGAACCAAGTGTTCTAACTGTCGCCCTATAAAAACCGCAGGTCTGTTGCACATAACAGGCAGGCGGGAAGGGTGGGTGTCCTGATTTGACTGTCACGGTTTGGGGGGGTGGTGATTGCCAGGGCCCTATCGCG contains:
- a CDS encoding TonB-dependent receptor; the protein is MIQFPPLKSPLTLALLLAMNTLPALAASSVDFNLPAGPLDQTLLGISRQTGTPISFDQSLVNGINAPAIHGQLTQAQALTLALQGSGLKDDDGVISAATTTTSSAKAFAEPTTQLQRVEVTGSAIRRVDAETAVPITILRVEQLREQGVTSTEELVSRISANQSSVGSGRSVGSSSGGASYADLRGIGPNKTLVLLNGRRLSNNATSAINGSGVDLNTIPFAAIDRVEVLRDGASALYGTDAIGGVINFITKKSLTTGQLTTGYDTPTHAGGGDSHNFSGSWGFGDLEDDRFNVFGVVSYDKQKRLAAEDRSYTYNYQPGRGLDYTSGTASPANWSQGSNATNPLAGSGCNAPGLLSRNGICRQSLWNYLDLVPETEKTSAFAKATGKLSDDHNVSLEYFWARNENRTQIGPGTLMGNQVNPGITYYPGNGVTPGPSGFALDPTQPVDVNWRETDVGARQHEDDNTSQRLLLSFDGNLVGWDYNVGASYNQNKVVNSILDGYVNDRAVSQGIATGVINPFGPQTAAGDALLAANAVDGDYGTAVGRVKAIDGRISREIGDWFGSGPTGLALGGEYRKEDFHQDFAQFAGDIQSLGVDPNGSVAGDRSVSAEYAEVNVPVLDSLELSAAVRHDKYSDFGSTTNPKYSFRFQPFKELVVRGAYSEGFRAPSLYELYNPNFTSFTNANYNDPRLCAGGNPSNGGIANRDCAQQFNRTSGGNTELSPETARNVTLGFVYQPFDRLTTGLDFWWINIANQIAEFPESAVFENPELYPERLIRKPDGSIDHIVTGLANLGKIKTNGVDVSFDYRLPSTSIGDFGIGLQGTYVTRYEYQQQLKGDYIDKLGDFRGGDFSSAGAVARWRHSLTGTWNRGPFGASLSNRYTSGYHDSDRETHDYVGSYNVWDVAGTYTWRKTLGVTLGVKNLFDREPPFSNQTYTFQSGYDPKYGDPFGRTLYTRVSYNF
- a CDS encoding TonB-dependent receptor, producing MFSLKQQLPHLTLAAALAIGICPAPAWAQEAIATVFTFDIANGPLDEVLLDISRQTGVPISFSQNLVQGKRSAAIRGALGSRQAVERALQGSGLEVDHSEQGLTVKEASTTAKVSTVAPTSNADYRMEKVTVTGSRIARAQSDGATPVNVITHEEMEARGYKNVYDALATQTQNTGMTQGEDYGNTWQPAASALNLRGLGPNHTLVLINGRRVADYPTPYDGKVNFTNLANIPSAIIERIEILSSGASAIYGSDAIAGVVNIILKKQMNGIDVNLKGGTTERGGGDNQRLQLSGGGSWGDFDGLFGLELTNRDPIWSEDRGFMQSSPLADVGYRRDLSSGKYLGPGCGAYQGVFDNKLTHNGGRCRTDQTYNDYWTIQTQKENYDGYTRGTWHFNDSGQVFADLMYGLDHIQNNTRGPTFTSPDFINQNSGNLERWYRRFGEEEIGGRTSNNSKWRDTSWTGTLGLSDKIADSNWSYELAANRSEYRSVRTTRYTPLSTIRDFYLGPQLGEQGGYPVFAPDASRLDRPLTPQEWEQFRGNLTQSSKSVSQSYNASINGELFDLHAGPVGFAGILEAGKQEYRVETDDALNDGTFYGVSPSQSSGGSRKRYAAGGEFSIPVTDSLLATAAGRWDQYKFSGRTEQQKTYNLGLEWRPLNSLLVRGSYGTSFRAPDLNYIYQSDSNGYYPAQIDYYGCSQGVEGACDRGRVDYTQSGTPDLKSERGKSWTYGFVWSPSRNFDFSTDFWRVEIDDLLTTVDENRLLQDENACRNGTQDINSASCQSTLARIDRNLATAAVDPNQLNKVNVNAINAASERVSGLDFKSNIRWGAGQYGAFSSALGYTLVLSHFYKESDDAPTQDWRTSRTNFDWRSKVNASLTWEYQKATATLMGIRYGSVTNGAGDGRLSPWTVFNASARYKLNDRASVGLTVNNVLNQIKHDDSAGWPYYPTGNYDPYGRQWWLDVSYHFGS